The Candidatus Delongbacteria bacterium genome includes the window GTTTTATCAAAATCAGGATTATCATTCTTGAAGTTTTCCAATAGTTTAATGTAACCTTTTCTCAGAGAATCAATTGTATTGATAAATTCCACCTCATTCAATGAATACATTTTGAAAAAGTTTCCATAAAAAAAGGTTGATAATGATTGATTTAATTCCTTTTGTTTAGTCAGGTACACTTCATGAGGATTTTCTTCAACACCTTGCGCTTGGGCAAAATATATATTCGAAAAGCCTAGTATACAAATAATTGTCAGATAAATATTTTTCATTGTCCTTTCGAATTTTTTTCTTCTAATATGGTTGGTAACATCTGGCTACCTTCCACAGTGGAAGATACACGACCTTCATATATACCAAATAGTGGCATATATTCTCCTTTTACTCTAGTATATACTCCATGAATTACTTCACTCATCTTCTAATTTTAAATCATCTATTGGACTTTTTAATTTTTGAAAAGGCAGTTTGAGTAATGTGTTTGTAGATCTCAGAAGTCTTAACATTTTAATGTCCTAGAATTTTTTGTATATATCTTAAATCTGTTCCATGTTCAAGTAAATGTGCCCGTAAACTATGACTAAGAGTGTGAACTGATGCCCATTTATTTACACCGGAAACTGCATACTTTGATTTCAAAGCTATTTTCTTCTCATCACTAACTAGTATATCACTAACCAAAATATCTCTCAAAGTTATATCCTATTATTACAAATGAACAATATGATTTTAACAACTAAATCTAACTTTGTCAACGATTTAAATAAAAAAATCGATAATTTTATCAGGTTGAGGAGCTTTGTTTAATTGAAAATGCAAGAAAAGATATCTCACTTCGTTCGATATGACAGCTATCTAAAAGGGCTGACGGCTGAGCTTTTTTAGCTCAGAGGGAACAGGGAACTGAATTTACAAAGGGAATCTAACAAGTACGAAACCTGCCCATATATGATGATGAAGGGGTTGAATATGATAATAAATATATGAAACAATACGCCTCCTTCGGAGACTATTTTTTTGATTCACATTACCTCCAAGTTTCGTTTTACTCAACATGGAGCTATTTAGAATTTGCCTACTTTGTAGGCGGAAATATGATTTTTATATCAAATCTTTGAATAATAACCATACAGGATTTATCGACAATTTTAACAAAACCTCGAAGAGGTTTAATCTTGAATAGCCCTAGATGTGTGACACACTATCTGGGGTTTTATAATTTTTCGAATGAAGACGAATGAAGGAAAAAACGTCTGAACACGATAATGAGAATTGCAAGATTAGCGTGATTTTTGGATTTTGATAGAATTACAAACCATTATTGGATTAGTAAAGCCAATTCTTCCTCCTTTTCTCCTTTACTTCTTGTAAAGATTCTTCTTCTGAGATGCACAGCGAGTCATCTCTACGAATTCCTTCGCTGACTTCGCGTCCTTCTGTAAAATTCAAACTGTCTTCTTTCGCTATCCTAATCACTAATAATTTTCCATCTCTTGTACTGTCAAAACTTTATACTCTTTAATATTTCTCTCATCTTTATCAAAAGCTACACCTACACAAAAAACTTCCCTGCCATCATAAATATAAGGTTCGAAATATTTCTTCTCTTTTATCTGCTTCAAATCTTCTTGGACGAGAGAGTAAGTAGTATTTTCCTGTTGTTACAAGAGTATGTATTATTTCTGTTTTATCAACATAGATATAATTATTTATTTTGAATTTAGATAGTTCTTGTATTCCAAGACCTAATTTTTTCATGCCTATTC containing:
- a CDS encoding PD-(D/E)XK nuclease domain-containing protein, producing the protein MKQIKEKKYFEPYIYDGREVFCVGVAFDKDERNIKEYKVLTVQEMENY
- a CDS encoding AAA family ATPase; the encoded protein is MKKLGLGIQELSKFKINNYIYVDKTEIIHTLVTTGKYYLLSRPRRFEADKREEIFRTLYL